In Candidatus Angelobacter sp., the following proteins share a genomic window:
- the rpsU gene encoding 30S ribosomal protein S21, with protein MTEIKLKKGESVEKALRRLKKKIDREGTLKEVRNHRHYEKPSERRRRKMKMARFSAMLSARYADL; from the coding sequence TTGACAGAGATCAAACTTAAAAAGGGCGAATCGGTGGAGAAGGCGCTGCGGCGATTGAAGAAGAAGATCGATCGTGAAGGCACGCTGAAGGAAGTTCGCAACCACCGGCATTATGAAAAGCCGAGCGAACGGCGCCGTCGCAAAATGAAGATGGCGCGTTTTTCGGCCATGTTAAGCGCCCGGTATGCTGATTTGTAA